One window of the Candidatus Zixiibacteriota bacterium genome contains the following:
- a CDS encoding conserved hypothetical protein (Evidence 4 : Unknown function but conserved in other organisms): MDYRAALSFALPIAVALAAIGSGLGLGRAVGAAMEAMGRQPEAAGKIQTGMIIGAAFIEALTIYALVGLLLLMGKISG, from the coding sequence ATGGATTACAGAGCAGCATTATCATTCGCACTTCCGATAGCGGTGGCGCTGGCGGCGATCGGTTCGGGTCTGGGGCTCGGCCGGGCGGTGGGGGCGGCCATGGAAGCGATGGGTCGTCAGCCGGAAGCGGCGGGCAAGATTCAGACCGGCATGATTATCGGCGCGGCCTTTATCGAAGCGTTGACCATTTACGCTTTGGTGGGACTGCTCCTTCTGATGGGAAAAATCAGCGGCTGA
- the atpF gene encoding ATP synthase subunit b translates to MNIEISQVITQIIGFLITVWLLKRFAWKPLLSMMDERRQKIVDEFQNIDEEKARAAALKAEYEDKLKNIEGERRQKIAEAVTEADKVASEIKAHAQEEAHGIVTRTAEQVERDIAKAKVQLKEEMIGITLAAAEKVLQEKLDEKKERQLIDKFIADLEKA, encoded by the coding sequence ATGAATATAGAAATATCACAAGTTATAACTCAGATTATCGGCTTTCTGATAACGGTCTGGCTTCTCAAGAGATTTGCCTGGAAGCCGCTTCTATCGATGATGGACGAACGGCGGCAGAAGATTGTCGATGAGTTTCAAAATATCGACGAGGAAAAGGCCCGGGCGGCGGCTCTGAAGGCGGAGTATGAGGATAAACTGAAGAATATCGAAGGGGAACGGCGGCAGAAGATCGCCGAGGCGGTGACCGAAGCCGACAAAGTGGCCTCGGAAATCAAGGCGCACGCGCAGGAAGAAGCGCACGGGATAGTGACGCGGACCGCCGAGCAGGTGGAGCGGGATATCGCCAAGGCCAAGGTGCAACTGAAAGAAGAAATGATCGGGATCACCCTGGCGGCCGCCGAGAAGGTTCTTCAGGAGAAACTGGACGAGAAGAAGGAACGGCAATTGATCGATAAGTTCATCGCCGACCTGGAGAAGGCCTGA
- a CDS encoding putative ATP synthase subunit delta (Evidence 3 : Putative function from multiple computational evidences), giving the protein MLAQQVGKKYGRALFELAREKNLVDKGWEQFHALAQYMRGDSTFLDFMTAPQIRTEDKIALVQKTFETRLEKIFYDFLLMLINKHRVQFLAEIVEEFDRLVREARGIVRATCITTAPLAEAERKGLIDRLSKKTGLKIELKEKIDKGIVGGMVVIFQDQIIDGSIRYALSLLRNRLMKVKVY; this is encoded by the coding sequence ATGCTGGCGCAGCAAGTCGGCAAGAAGTACGGACGGGCGCTTTTTGAACTGGCGCGCGAGAAGAACCTGGTCGATAAGGGCTGGGAGCAGTTCCATGCCCTGGCGCAGTATATGCGGGGAGATAGTACTTTTCTCGATTTCATGACGGCGCCCCAGATTCGGACCGAGGACAAAATCGCGCTGGTGCAAAAGACATTCGAGACGCGGCTGGAGAAAATATTTTATGATTTCCTCCTGATGCTTATAAACAAGCACCGGGTGCAATTTCTGGCGGAAATTGTCGAGGAATTCGACCGATTGGTGCGCGAGGCGCGGGGGATTGTCCGGGCGACCTGCATAACGACGGCGCCGCTTGCGGAAGCCGAGAGGAAAGGGCTGATCGACAGGTTATCGAAGAAGACCGGATTGAAAATCGAACTCAAAGAGAAGATCGACAAGGGAATTGTGGGGGGGATGGTGGTCATTTTCCAGGATCAAATTATCGACGGTTCCATCCGGTATGCGTTGAGTCTCCTGAGGAACCGGTTGATGAAGGTGAAAGTTTACTGA